In Paludibaculum fermentans, the genomic stretch GGAAGCCCTTGCGGCCCTGGTGCACCTGGAGCAGAAGCGCGGCACACCCCTCAGCGGCCCGGCCGCCCAGTTGCTGGCCCGGAACTACGGCGAGTGGCGCAACCTCTTCGGCTACTTCGAGAAACTACCCGCCTTGGACGAGGCGGCATTCCATGCCCTGGAGACGTTCGCGACAGAGGCGGCCAAGGCGCCGGAGCGCGACCGCAATCTGATGCTCGGTGAATGGCATTCCCTCGTCCAGATCATCGTGCTCGCCAGCAAAGCCGGGTCCCTCAGCGCCGGCCAGGCAAGCCAGGCCTTTCAACAGGTTTGCGGAGCGTTACGCCCGCCCAATCCTTCCGCCGGCGCGTTGAGTGCATTGCGTTCGATCGCGGGTGTTGCGCCGGACCTCGACGAAGCCCTCATCAGCCACCTTCTCCATCTGACCGGCCGCCGCCGGGAAGCCTTTGAGGAGCTGCGGAAACTCCAGGACGTGCCTCGTCTCAATGGAGTCGCAACAGAACCCGGTTCCAGCGCGCCCCTGCATGCCCTAAGCGGCGCAGTCTACGCGGCCATGCTCGACCCTGGATATCTGCTGACCGCCGAAGACCAGCAACTCCTGCGGAAACACCGCTTCGCCGCCGGCGGCAGCGCCCCGCAGATGTTCCCGCCGTCGTCCCTGCAAGTCTCCAGCGGACCCGCGGGCAGCAACTTCGAGGGCGGCTTTGCCACGTTCGAAGAAGCCGCCCAACCCTTGCGCGGCCGGACGGCCGGTGTACCGCTGATGGAGACGGAACCAGCCAGCGGGGCACCGGCTGCCGTGCCGGGCCCACGCCAGGAGGCCGCGGCAGCGTCGGAGACTGCCCCCGCGGGCGACGCCGATCTCGTTTTCCAGGCGCGCGGACGCGTAGTGGAAGCCTATGCCACCGTCACCGACAGCCATGGCCGCTACGCGGACGACCTCAACCCTGAGCAGTTCAGCGTCCTCGAAGAAGGGGAAAGCAAACCCGTCTTCGCCTTCGAGAGCCGGATGGCGGGCGTATCCGTGGCCATGGTCTTTGACACCTCCGGCAGCATGGTGTCCACGCTGCCGAAGCTGAAGAGCGCCGCCCTGCAACTGCTCGACGATCTCCGCCCCGTGGATTCAGCGGCGGTCTACACCTTCGACGACACAGTGACCGCACGGGTGCCCTTCTCCGAGGACAAGGAAGCCGCCAAGCGCGCCATTCTCAAACTGCACGCCTGCGGGGTCACCGCGCTCTACGAAGCCCTGATCCGCGTCAATCACGATCTGGCGGCGCGCGCGGGCAAGAAAGCCATCATCGTCTTCACCGACGGCGCCGACAACGCCAGCATGTTGTCCGCCGGGTTGGCCATCCAGAAAGCCAAGCAGCGCGGCGTGCCCATCTTCACCATCGCCCAAGGCGGCGCCCTGTTCCATCCGGAACTGGTGAGCGAACTCCACAACATCGCCCAATCCACGGGCGGAGTCCCGTTCCTGATTCACAAGACAGCCGAAATCGCGGATGTGTTCGAGAGGATCTCGCAGGACCTGGCGCACGGCTACATGGTCGCCTTCCAGCCCACATCCGGCGAACACCGCGGCTGGCGCAAGATCAACGTCGAAGTGAAAGGCGCGAAAGGCCTCCAGGTCCGGGCCCGCCAGGGCTACTACGCCGAATAGCCGGCGGGCACGGCCTGCCTGGGACTTTGCCGGGAGAAGCGGCCACCAACAGTTAGGCATTGACCTAACCATTCACGTCCGGTATAGTTAGCCGTGTGCCTAACCAACAGGCCTCTCAACTGGACCGCGTCTTTCACGGCCTGGCCGATCCAACCAGGCGCGCCGTACTCAACCGCCTGAGCAGCGGGCCCGCGGCGGTAAGCGAGCTCGCTAACCCTTTCCGCATGTCCCTACCCGCATTTCTGCAGCATCTCGATGTACTGGAGGAGTGCGGGCTGGTGAAATCTCGCAAAGCAGGGCGTGTTCGAACCTATCAGCTCACTCCGCAGCCTTTGAAAGCGGCGGAAGGCTGGCTCGAACAACAGCGCTCGCTATGGAGCCGCCGGCTGGATCAACTGGATACTTACCTTTCCGATCTAAAGGAGCAGCAACCATGACCACTGCATTCGTGAAGACAAACCCAAAGCTCGACCTGGTGCTGGAACGGCTGGTCGATGTGCCAAGGGAACTCGTCTGGGCCGCCTGGACGCAGCCCGAACACATCAAGACGTGGTTCACGCCCGCGCCGTGGAGCACCGTCGATTGCGAGATTGACCTGCGGCCCGGCGGCATCTTCCGGACCGTCATGCGCTCGCCCGAGGGCGAGGAGACGCCCCACGTTGGTTGTTATCTCGAGGTCGTACCCAACGAGAAGCTCGTCTGGACTTCGGCGCTTGGACCAGGCTACCGGCCGGTCCTCAAGTCCACCGGCACGGGCTCGTGCGACGAGCTGTACTTCACGGCCATCATCACGCTGGAAGCGCAGGGCAACCAGACGAAGTACAGAGTGATCGCGGTGCACGGTGACGAAGCGGCGGCGAAGCAGCACGAAGAGATGGGCTTCCACGAAGGCTGGGGCGCCACGCTGGATCAGCTCGTAGCCCTGGTCAAAACGCTGTAGGCGGCTGTGGCGGGCTCGCGGTCCTCAGCAGAACCCCCGCGAGCCCCCTGGCTAGACCGTGCGATCCCAGGGCGGCAGACCCAGTCGGCTCAGTACCCGCCAACCCGGACCGAGCTCGCTCACGCCGGGAGCCTCATCACCCCTTAGCCCCCTCCACTAGCCCCTCAGCCCCAACCGGCCCGGGGCGTGGACGCCTCTCGACCGCCGCCAGGTGATTTCCGGCGCTGCTCGCCCCGGTCTCCGGTGAAGTCTCCATTAACATTGCTTTCTGATTTTTAAGAATAATCGGGTCTTGAGATCTTTAGTCCGAGCCGATGAGTTAGAGATGAGGTCTCACACGAGAGGCCCGGAAACGACATCCTCGGCACTTTGCTGTGGCGAGCCGCTCGAAGCCGAAACCTCACGCACGCCCTGGGCCACGCACTGGCCAACCCTTGAACCCCCTCAACCAGGAATGTCCTCCATGAACAAGCTCACAAGTCTCCCAATGAAATATTGCCCGATTCCAGCCATTGGACTGCTTCTCGCCTTGTCGCTCTCCTCCGGACTCGCGCTGGCGCAGTCCCGCGCTGAGGCTGTCGACGATACCCAGCTCAAGCAAGTGATCATCTTTGGCCGTCACGGTGTACGGACACCCGTCCTGCCGAATGCCATTCTGAACACGTACTCCTCACAGCCCTTCCCGGACTTCGCCGTGCCCGGCCTGGCCGTCCTGACTCCGAACGGCAGCAAAAACGAAACGCTCCTCGGCGCCTACTTCCGCCTGCGGCTGATCCAGGAGGGACTCCTGACCGGCCAGGACGAAACCGACGCGGCGTCAGTCTACCTTCGCGCCAACGCAACGCCGCTGATTCTCGGTACCGCCCAGGCCTTCGCAGCCGGCATGCTCCCGGCGGCCACAGTCGACATCCACTCCTACGCCGCACCGGCCAACGATCCACTCTTCAACCCCCTGAACGCGGGCGTTGCCACGTTGGATTACCGCAAGGCGGTTGCCGCCGTGAACGGACGTCTCGGCGATAATCCTCAAGCGCTGGCCACCGCCTATGCACCCGAACTCGCCCTCACGCGCTCGCTCCTGTTCAACTACCCCGTCAGCCAGGTGCCGGCCCCTGCGGCTCCTGCAGGCAAGACAGACGTCACAGCCCTCCCCATTACCGTCGCGGTGGGCACCCCCGCTCTGCCCGTCGATCTGGGTGGATTGACCGCTGTCAGCTACGCCATCGATCCTCTGCTGATGCAGTACGCCGACGGCTTGCCCGCGGCCCAGGTCGGCTGGGGCCGGATGTCGGCGGGCGACCTCCTCCAGACCTTCCGCCTGTACAACCAGCTCCTCGACCTCGAATTCCGCACACCTTATCTGGCCAAGATCCAGAGCTCCAACGTCGCCTCCCACGTCGTCCGCTCGATGCTGCAGGCCGCCACCGGCAGCACGATGCCCGGCGCGCTGGGTACGCCCTCTACCAAAGTGGTTGTCCTGGTTGCTTCGAACACCAACGTCACAGGACTCGCAGGCCTGCTCCACCTCGACTGGCTTCTGCCCGGTTACCAGCCCGACGTGTGCGCGCCCGGCGGCGCCTTGGTCTTCGAACTCCGCCAACAGCTAAGCACCGGTGAGTACATCGTCCGGGCCCTCTACATCACGCAGACCATGGATCAACTGCGCAATCTCACAGTCCTGACGCTCGATACGCCGCCGGCCATCGCCCCCGTGTTTATCCCTGGCTGCAGCATTCGAAATTCGACCTTTGACTGCCCACTCGAGAAGTATGTAGAGCTGTCAAAACAAGTGATCGACCCGCACTCGGTCGATCTGATCAACTGAACCTGGTTCGGAAGAGACGACCGCGAACCGCGCACGGACTGGGTGGATTCCGAGACACGCTGAATACACCACCCCTAGCGCGATAAGGCAATCGTCTCCAGCCAGGTGGCTTCGTGGGACTTATCGCCGCTGAGCGCGCGGCTGGTGCTCTCGAGCTTGTAGCCGACCGCCAGCAGTGCCAGCAGGGCAACGATCAGGAGACGAGCCGTCTTCAGGCGCTGCTTCGGTTTGGAGCGATCCCTCTTCTCCGGAGGCACGGAGTTGTATTTCAGATAGAGCAGGCCGAAACAGGCCGCTGCGCCCACGATGAGGCTGAACGACATCACTTGGAGCGTATCCGGTTGTGGCGCGGCTGGCGATCAGGCCTTCGCCCGGTTCGGCTCAGAGGTTTGCCCGATGGCCGCGCCGCCTATTTTGAGGCCATCTAGTAAGCAGGAGGTCGTGTGCATCTGCGGCTCGCGGTGGTTGGTCTCTTCAGTCTGGCGGTGGGCACCTGGGCCCAGTCGGGCCCCCAGCCGTTCGTGATCCCTGAAATCAAGGTCCGCTACCTCTGCGAGAAGACCGGCCGTTATTGGGTCTCCTACGGGAAGAATTCGAAGGACCGCCACTACTGCTGGGATGGAACCCACTACAGCCGGGCGGAAGGCGGCGTACCTGCGTTCGTCCTGGACTATTGGGCGCAAAAAGAGCAGGAACGCGGGCAGATCCGGCGCGAGATCGACGAGCGCGGCGGGGAACTGCGCGCCCAGGTTGCGGCCAACCAGGCGAGGCTGGATGCGGACCGGCGGGCCATGGGTCTCCCCACCCATGAGGAAATCAGAAGGAACCCCGAACTGGCGCGCTCAGTCCGAATGAGACCCGGGCCAACCGGCGCGAGCCCGGGCGTGGAGTCGAGTTCCAGACCCAAGGCGCAGCCAGTCGAGCTCGCCCTTTTCGACGGACTCACCGCTGGAATCGACCGCGGCGAGGTGGTGAAACGGCTGGGTGAACCGCATGGCCAGATCGGGAACCTCGGCTCCGATGGAGACGAGGAATCCCTCACTTATCTGCTGGCCGGCGGAGGACAGGCCCGCCTGCGGCTCAAGGGCGGGAAAGTGGTTACGCTGAAATTGCCCTGAAGGACGCAAGAGGCCTGGGGATCTCCACCGCTCCACCAAGGCACGACCAGGAAGCAGGTTCCTCGCCGCAGGCCACGGCCACGCGCGTCCTCATCGCGGCACTAAAGCCATCCTCCCGCGAACGAATGCAAGACAGCCGGGCACCTGCTCCACGCTCAACCCATGTAGCAGGAGCGGCCCTTTGAACTCATACTTGCGGAGCAGCCGCAGATACCGGACGTAGTCGAGCACGCCCTGGCCCGCGGGCTTGTGTCCCGCCTCTCCGTCGCGGTCGATGTCCTTGGCGTGCGCCAGCACCATATCCTTGCCTACGAGCGAGAACGCCTCGTCGAGGATCTCCGCCATGCGAGGCAGTTCCCCCGCATGAAAGAGATTCGCCGGATCGATCGTGACTTTCAGGTGCGGCGAGCCGATCTCATCCAGCAGCCGGCGGGCCTTCCGTGCGGAATCGACGACGTTGCTCATCTCGGGCTCGAACGCCAAGACCACCTTTGCCTGCCTGGCGATGTCGGCCGCCTCGCGCACACAGGCCGCCATGTCCCGCCAAGCCTCGGGTGTACCGTTGTCCGGATGAATCCTCCACATGCTCGCCGGGTTGCGTGTGCCGGTGCAAATATGAATGAAGGATGTACCCATCCGCGGGCAGGCTTCCGCCAGGACCCGCAGCCGCCGCAACCCCGCCCGCCGCTGTTCCACATCCGGATGGCACATATTAAAGGTGCCGGTCGCGCTCGCAATTTCGATCCCGCGCGCCGCCGCTTCCCGCCGGATCCGCCCGGGTATCTCCGCGGGAATCTCATCCGGCAACTCCGGCAGGCCGGCGCAGACCATGCTCATCTGCACGCAGGCGAGCCCGGAAGCCTGAACCGCATCCAACCGCTCTTCCAGAGTGCCGGTAGTAAAGGTGGTGGCGATCAGGATGCCGATTCGTGGGAAGTCCGGCTCCGCGGCCAGCACCCGGTCCGGTCCGCAGGCGATCCCGGCCGCGACACCACCGGCTACATTGAGGAAATCACGCCGGCTAGGGCCGCGGTTACCAGCGCGAAAACGTCCTGCCCAACTGGCTTGTCTTGCTTCCCGCATAGTTCCAGATCCCTTTTCAGTCTTGGACTCTCACCAGCCACACTATACTCCGCCGGCCATCTACTTCAGGGAGGCGGCGCCGCACATACCGCAAACCAGCCCGGCCACCCCACCCGTCTCCGCGTTTATGCTAATCTGGCTACCAGAATTGATTCTGCTTGAAGGAATCCTCATGGCTGCGATACGACCCGCCGGCGCCGAGTCCGACCCTCACTACATCGAACTGGTCGGCAAAGTCATCCAGGTGCTCGAGACCCTCCGTGATGAGCCGCGCGGCATCACCCTGCGCGATCTGTCTGAACGCACCGGGCAGATCAAGAGTTCCGTCCATCGCATTGTCAGCAGCCTCAAGCGCCACGGCTACGCGGAACAGGAGATCTCCGGCGGTCCCTACCGCCTCGGCTTGCAGGCAGTGACCCTCGCACGCGGAGCCGTCGACGGCATCAGCCTCCTGCGCGTCTCCAAACCGATGCTCCGCGAGTTGGCCGATCGTTTCAACGAGAGCGTCTATCTGGCCGTGGTCGACGGTCCCCGCGCCATCTTCGTCGACGTCCAGGAGTCGCGCCGCGATCTCATGCTCGTCGGGCCGCTCGGCGCCGAAGTCCACTTCAATGCCACCGCCGCCGGCAAGGTGATCGCCGCTTTCTCCGCGCCGGAAGCGGCCGGCGAAATCCTGCGGCGGCTGCAACTGAAGCAGTTGACCGAAAGGACGCTCACTGACCCGGCCGCCGTGGAACGCGAATGGTCCAAGGTCCGCCGCGCCGGCTACGCTCGTAACGATGAGGAGACCATCGTAGGCGCCATCTTCCTGGCCGCGCCTGTCTTCGACGCCACCAACACAGTGTGCGGCAGCGTCAGCATCGGCGTGCCCAAAGCACGCTACCAGCCCGCTCTCGGCGAATCCATTGCCGTAGCTCTCAAGGAAACCGCCGAGCGGCTGTCCCGTGCCCTCGACGCGGCAGGATACCATCATGCCCGGCGGCGCTGACTCCATCACAATTCGACGCCTGTTGCCCGGCGACATCCCCACCGGGCTGCGCCTGTGCCGGGCCAGCCGCTGGAATCAGGTGGAGCGCGATTGGGCGCACTTCCTTCAACTCAGCCCCCAGGGCTGCCTCGGCGCGCAGGTGGACGATCGCATCGTCGGCACAGTGGCCACGGTTCGCTATGAACCGGACATGGCCTGGATCGGCATGGTCCTCGTCGATCCCTCCGCACGCGGCCGCGGCATCGGCACGGTCCTGCTCAACGAGTCTCTGGAACTGTTGCGGGACGTCCCCTCCGTGTGGCTGGACGCCACGGCGGCCGGCTACGGCTTGTACAAGAACCGCGGGTTTGAGGAGGACTCGCGCCTGGTGCGCATGGAGTGCCTGGCGCCGCCACTCTCCGCCATCGACCAGGCGCTACTGCCCTTGACCTCACCCGGCGCGATCGGGGAACTGGACCGCTCCATCTTTGGCGCGGCCCGCCGGTTCCATCTCGCGTGGCTGATCGAAGGCTGTCCCGAATGCGCCTGGACCTTGCCGGGCAACAGCGGCTACGTCATGGCCCGCCACGGTGAGCACTTCCTTCAGATTGGGCCCGTGGTGGCGCCCGATCCCCCTGCCGCGGAACTTCTCGTGAAGGCGGCACTGCGCCACGCCCAGGGAAGGCCGGTCGTCATCGACGCCACGTTGCACGATCCCGCGTGGCGCCAACGCCTCGAAGCCCTCGGCTTTCTCGAACAAAGGGACTTTGTCAGGATGAGGAAAGGACCGGCCGGCAGCAAGCTGCCGCATCCCTGGGAGTACGCGATCGTTGGGCCGGAATTCGGATAACGCACACTATGCAATCAACGGAAACGCTAGAAGAACTTCTCAGCCGCCCCAGCG encodes the following:
- a CDS encoding ArsR/SmtB family transcription factor, with protein sequence MPNQQASQLDRVFHGLADPTRRAVLNRLSSGPAAVSELANPFRMSLPAFLQHLDVLEECGLVKSRKAGRVRTYQLTPQPLKAAEGWLEQQRSLWSRRLDQLDTYLSDLKEQQP
- a CDS encoding SRPBCC family protein codes for the protein MTTAFVKTNPKLDLVLERLVDVPRELVWAAWTQPEHIKTWFTPAPWSTVDCEIDLRPGGIFRTVMRSPEGEETPHVGCYLEVVPNEKLVWTSALGPGYRPVLKSTGTGSCDELYFTAIITLEAQGNQTKYRVIAVHGDEAAAKQHEEMGFHEGWGATLDQLVALVKTL
- a CDS encoding histidine-type phosphatase, translating into MNKLTSLPMKYCPIPAIGLLLALSLSSGLALAQSRAEAVDDTQLKQVIIFGRHGVRTPVLPNAILNTYSSQPFPDFAVPGLAVLTPNGSKNETLLGAYFRLRLIQEGLLTGQDETDAASVYLRANATPLILGTAQAFAAGMLPAATVDIHSYAAPANDPLFNPLNAGVATLDYRKAVAAVNGRLGDNPQALATAYAPELALTRSLLFNYPVSQVPAPAAPAGKTDVTALPITVAVGTPALPVDLGGLTAVSYAIDPLLMQYADGLPAAQVGWGRMSAGDLLQTFRLYNQLLDLEFRTPYLAKIQSSNVASHVVRSMLQAATGSTMPGALGTPSTKVVVLVASNTNVTGLAGLLHLDWLLPGYQPDVCAPGGALVFELRQQLSTGEYIVRALYITQTMDQLRNLTVLTLDTPPAIAPVFIPGCSIRNSTFDCPLEKYVELSKQVIDPHSVDLIN
- a CDS encoding sugar phosphate isomerase/epimerase family protein, with protein sequence MREARQASWAGRFRAGNRGPSRRDFLNVAGGVAAGIACGPDRVLAAEPDFPRIGILIATTFTTGTLEERLDAVQASGLACVQMSMVCAGLPELPDEIPAEIPGRIRREAAARGIEIASATGTFNMCHPDVEQRRAGLRRLRVLAEACPRMGTSFIHICTGTRNPASMWRIHPDNGTPEAWRDMAACVREAADIARQAKVVLAFEPEMSNVVDSARKARRLLDEIGSPHLKVTIDPANLFHAGELPRMAEILDEAFSLVGKDMVLAHAKDIDRDGEAGHKPAGQGVLDYVRYLRLLRKYEFKGPLLLHGLSVEQVPGCLAFVRGRMALVPR
- a CDS encoding IclR family transcriptional regulator, with protein sequence MAAIRPAGAESDPHYIELVGKVIQVLETLRDEPRGITLRDLSERTGQIKSSVHRIVSSLKRHGYAEQEISGGPYRLGLQAVTLARGAVDGISLLRVSKPMLRELADRFNESVYLAVVDGPRAIFVDVQESRRDLMLVGPLGAEVHFNATAAGKVIAAFSAPEAAGEILRRLQLKQLTERTLTDPAAVEREWSKVRRAGYARNDEETIVGAIFLAAPVFDATNTVCGSVSIGVPKARYQPALGESIAVALKETAERLSRALDAAGYHHARRR
- a CDS encoding GNAT family N-acetyltransferase, whose protein sequence is MPGGADSITIRRLLPGDIPTGLRLCRASRWNQVERDWAHFLQLSPQGCLGAQVDDRIVGTVATVRYEPDMAWIGMVLVDPSARGRGIGTVLLNESLELLRDVPSVWLDATAAGYGLYKNRGFEEDSRLVRMECLAPPLSAIDQALLPLTSPGAIGELDRSIFGAARRFHLAWLIEGCPECAWTLPGNSGYVMARHGEHFLQIGPVVAPDPPAAELLVKAALRHAQGRPVVIDATLHDPAWRQRLEALGFLEQRDFVRMRKGPAGSKLPHPWEYAIVGPEFG